A stretch of Paludisphaera borealis DNA encodes these proteins:
- a CDS encoding MarR family winged helix-turn-helix transcriptional regulator — MAWIPKHTAEHLIGRTARLLTRVGDARLKSLGLTGAQLPVFAALQDGSTLSQTALARIAGVEQPTMAATLSRMERDGLIRREPDPADGRSSLIRLTPAAIAKLPALAALRTQAAEEALAGFDDAERKLLAGMLMRIVANVEKT; from the coding sequence ATGGCATGGATTCCGAAGCACACCGCCGAGCATCTCATTGGCCGCACGGCGCGGCTGCTCACCCGCGTAGGGGACGCGCGGCTGAAGTCGCTCGGCCTCACGGGCGCTCAACTCCCAGTCTTTGCGGCTTTGCAGGACGGTTCCACGCTCTCGCAGACGGCCCTGGCCAGGATCGCGGGGGTCGAACAGCCGACAATGGCGGCGACGCTCTCGCGCATGGAACGCGACGGTTTGATCCGACGCGAGCCTGATCCCGCCGACGGCCGCAGCAGCTTGATACGCCTGACTCCCGCGGCCATCGCAAAGCTCCCCGCTTTGGCGGCCCTACGGACTCAGGCCGCTGAAGAGGCCCTGGCGGGTTTCGACGACGCCGAGAGGAAGCTCCTCGCCGGCATGCTGATGAGGATCGTCGCCAACGTGGAAAAAACCTAG
- the rnc gene encoding ribonuclease III, which yields MLGISTIAATPPTTHRDDSRLFADCQAVLGYEFRDEDLLREALTHASGANHRLASNERLEFLGDAILGAVVCELLFRKYPDYQEGELTRIKSIVVSRRTCAKISESLSLEIYLFLGKGMGSQDQTPPSVLADMFESLIGAIFLDGGMEAAQRFIVGHIEPEIDAAVDGQNGLNYKSNLQHAAQRDFGATPTYLLLDEKGPDHSKCFKIAAQIGRNCYAPAWGRNKKEAEQRAAMNALCQLAGSPLPFESD from the coding sequence TTGCTTGGAATCTCTACCATCGCCGCGACACCACCCACGACTCATCGGGACGATTCCCGGCTGTTCGCCGATTGCCAGGCCGTTCTCGGCTATGAGTTTCGCGACGAGGATCTGCTCCGCGAGGCGCTCACGCACGCCTCGGGCGCCAATCACCGGCTGGCTTCGAACGAGCGGCTTGAATTCCTCGGCGACGCCATCCTCGGTGCCGTCGTCTGCGAGCTGCTGTTCCGCAAGTATCCCGACTATCAGGAAGGCGAGCTGACGCGGATCAAGTCGATCGTGGTCTCGCGGCGCACCTGCGCCAAGATCTCGGAATCGCTGTCGCTCGAAATCTACCTGTTCCTGGGCAAGGGGATGGGGTCGCAAGACCAGACCCCGCCGTCGGTCCTCGCCGACATGTTCGAGAGCCTGATCGGGGCCATCTTCCTCGACGGCGGCATGGAGGCGGCGCAGCGGTTCATCGTCGGCCACATCGAGCCCGAGATCGACGCGGCCGTCGACGGTCAGAACGGGCTGAACTACAAGAGCAACCTCCAGCACGCCGCCCAGCGCGACTTCGGCGCGACCCCGACCTACCTGTTGCTCGACGAGAAGGGCCCGGACCACTCCAAGTGCTTCAAGATCGCCGCCCAGATCGGCCGCAACTGCTACGCCCCGGCCTGGGGACGCAACAAGAAAGAAGCCGAACAGCGGGCCGCCATGAACGCGCTCTGCCAGCTCGCGGGCTCCCCCCTCCCCTTCGAGTCGGACTGA
- a CDS encoding phosphoribosylanthranilate isomerase: MFRQSPGIKVCGLTEPANALDCLQAGADWIGLNFHPASPRFVTVERAETILSALPTRAVAVGLFVNRPADEVREVCARLGLTRVQLHGDEPVEDVVALSEFFVIRAFRLRDASAVAAMSAYLERADRLGRSPDAVLIDAWSPGRAGGTGELIDDDLMDGLPPLPRLMLAGGLTADNVAARAARVRPWMVDAASGVESSPGVKDLDKVRAFVRAAAR; encoded by the coding sequence ATGTTCCGCCAAAGTCCGGGAATCAAAGTCTGCGGCCTGACTGAGCCCGCCAACGCCCTCGACTGCTTGCAGGCCGGGGCCGACTGGATCGGGCTCAATTTTCATCCCGCGTCCCCCCGGTTCGTCACCGTCGAGCGGGCCGAGACGATCCTCTCGGCCCTGCCGACCCGCGCCGTCGCCGTCGGCCTGTTCGTCAACCGCCCCGCCGACGAGGTCCGCGAGGTCTGCGCCCGCCTCGGCCTGACGCGGGTCCAGCTTCACGGCGACGAGCCCGTCGAAGACGTGGTCGCGCTGAGCGAGTTCTTCGTCATTCGGGCGTTCCGGCTCCGCGACGCCTCGGCCGTCGCGGCCATGTCGGCCTATCTCGAACGCGCTGATCGGCTGGGCCGATCGCCCGACGCCGTCCTGATCGACGCCTGGTCGCCCGGCCGCGCCGGGGGCACCGGCGAACTGATCGACGACGACCTGATGGACGGCCTCCCCCCCCTGCCTCGCCTGATGCTCGCCGGCGGCCTCACCGCCGACAACGTCGCCGCCCGCGCCGCCCGCGTCCGCCCCTGGATGGTCGACGCCGCCAGCGGCGTCGAATCGTCGCCCGGCGTGAAGGACCTCGACAAAGTCCGCGCGTTCGTGCGGGCTGCTGCTCGGTGA
- a CDS encoding DUF4214 domain-containing protein, producing MLSATISGSVFQTFDASGLYPSPVTPSSTIPASAFLNLVGGVVVTLDGSTMVSTGTSGSGLGLYQFTNVAPGSHTITIQPPSGFLGFSGQSLSDTLVVQADQTSYANLNFAVTPTTAAVVQNLYQLVLNRSVGADELNQQVLALQSGKTTIGGVFSGLYNSAEFNATSEPVAQVIESFFPGPLDVGALRNAVQLQKLGVSQDAVVTQILYSPKFVQAFGDLSKLSNSSYVTVVYQNVLGRAPKSSELTSWDAQLAAGLPRADVALNLVQTREYQIRGRGDARQTAVSLAFVGVLGRQATPKEQAYWVARLQAGVSVANMANALAATAEFKNLKGFTDSLVWDVNAHQIASPVNDLDRLEQFNRTTRQFDLPVAAGSITSTSADPSNVYFLVHGWAPGLTQPVLLASTPGNPLKWWSSTDTGWLLNGVTNVSTEGLAQSIIDADPNAKVYAYSWIDQSDTPSSLNPSQTAVNAYVRKNQNVVQVSSVSKLLPGMTVLGPGIPASTYITKINAAKNQITLSASPSALDPTATLTVLTSQFTVSGTLTAGSAVVSGIATRYLTAGMTATGGGIPAGASIASIDTSGQLTLSQNAVTSGTSPLTFTGFGTVIQTQQGTLKNGFLSITGLDTSGLSTGMTVVGSNGAVLGSIVSIDSSSQVTMSQSATSTGAQALIFKGADLNLLMEQNLYVGQSESYTQTNGLRLAAAIQQALAPGFFTYGDSTGGGLIHILGHSHGSKVATVATLALQQANVPVAQLTTLESPEAGPQLTELDQAINTHLPNLGGGENFLWYYMRQMNLSRTPVTGSRGSTNSTFVDNYFSTEGFGTALGAFTGLNAFGSNTKNNSLSSVVDAQMHPEILYGGVNISNPATAYPTLIGSHDYPPAWYGQASLRKAPDQPNGVGWSPLVNPSAVPTGDLYQQQTSTTRNSVTLTAGSAIVPNIDTTGLYVGMPVSDDAFFYHSIPSGTTIASIDPVHNSVTLSAKAKYSDTYNLTFQFNIPAYVANQYTLLPPTTPPSVTPTGPTPLSYSQQYATGQVADTGSSITLTVDAGHSQAIDAIGFNPVAAQGIANLGAGMDMQVQFSGVPAGADVQLVVWIRGLLAAPQVLGTSLGATLGYASIPLLTLDSSDVGSSVQYATLSVGQYLNSWLLRAPFNALNSSTAAAGTMVPTIAFSLIGDVTSTVSATVSNIRQFTDNA from the coding sequence GTGCTGAGCGCGACGATCTCGGGGAGCGTGTTCCAGACGTTCGACGCGTCGGGGCTTTATCCTTCGCCCGTCACCCCGAGTTCGACGATCCCGGCGTCGGCGTTCTTGAACCTCGTCGGCGGCGTCGTCGTGACGCTCGACGGTTCGACGATGGTGTCGACCGGGACCAGCGGCTCGGGCCTCGGCCTTTACCAGTTCACGAACGTCGCCCCCGGCTCGCACACGATCACGATCCAGCCGCCGTCCGGTTTCCTCGGATTCAGCGGCCAATCGCTGAGCGACACGCTGGTGGTCCAGGCCGACCAGACCTCGTACGCCAACCTGAACTTCGCCGTCACGCCCACGACTGCGGCCGTGGTGCAGAACCTCTACCAGCTCGTGCTCAACCGGTCGGTCGGCGCCGACGAATTGAACCAGCAGGTCCTGGCGTTGCAGTCGGGCAAGACGACGATCGGCGGCGTGTTCAGCGGCCTTTACAACTCGGCCGAGTTCAACGCGACGTCAGAGCCCGTCGCGCAGGTGATCGAATCGTTCTTCCCCGGCCCGCTCGACGTCGGCGCCCTGCGCAACGCCGTGCAGCTTCAGAAGCTGGGCGTCAGCCAGGACGCCGTCGTCACTCAGATCCTCTACTCGCCGAAGTTCGTCCAGGCGTTCGGCGATCTCAGCAAGCTCAGCAATTCGAGTTACGTCACGGTGGTCTATCAGAATGTTCTGGGACGCGCGCCGAAGTCGTCCGAGCTGACCTCGTGGGACGCGCAGCTCGCCGCCGGCTTGCCGCGCGCGGACGTCGCGCTGAACCTGGTGCAGACGCGCGAGTACCAGATCCGAGGGCGGGGCGACGCCCGCCAGACGGCCGTCAGCCTGGCGTTCGTCGGCGTCCTCGGCCGCCAGGCGACGCCGAAGGAGCAGGCCTACTGGGTCGCCAGGCTCCAGGCCGGCGTGAGCGTCGCCAACATGGCCAACGCGCTGGCCGCTACGGCCGAGTTCAAGAACCTCAAGGGCTTCACCGATTCCCTGGTCTGGGACGTGAACGCCCATCAGATCGCGTCGCCCGTGAACGACCTCGACCGGCTGGAGCAGTTCAACCGGACGACGAGGCAGTTCGACCTTCCCGTCGCCGCCGGGAGCATCACCAGCACGTCGGCCGACCCCAGCAACGTCTACTTCCTGGTCCACGGCTGGGCTCCGGGCCTGACGCAGCCGGTGCTCTTGGCCTCGACGCCCGGGAATCCTCTAAAGTGGTGGTCGAGCACCGATACGGGATGGCTCCTGAACGGCGTGACCAACGTCTCGACCGAGGGCCTCGCCCAGTCGATCATCGACGCCGACCCGAACGCCAAGGTCTACGCTTATAGTTGGATCGATCAATCCGACACGCCTTCCTCGCTCAATCCCTCGCAGACCGCGGTGAACGCCTACGTCCGCAAGAATCAGAACGTCGTCCAGGTCTCCAGCGTCAGCAAGCTCTTGCCGGGCATGACGGTGCTCGGCCCCGGAATCCCGGCTTCGACGTACATCACCAAGATCAACGCCGCCAAGAACCAGATCACGCTCTCGGCGAGCCCCAGCGCGCTCGATCCCACCGCGACGCTGACCGTGCTGACCTCGCAGTTCACGGTGTCCGGCACGCTCACGGCGGGCAGCGCGGTCGTCAGTGGGATCGCCACTCGCTATCTCACCGCCGGGATGACGGCGACCGGCGGCGGCATTCCGGCGGGCGCTTCGATCGCGTCGATCGATACGTCGGGCCAGTTGACCCTCTCGCAGAACGCCGTGACGAGCGGGACGTCTCCGCTGACGTTCACGGGCTTCGGAACCGTGATCCAGACGCAGCAAGGCACGCTCAAGAACGGGTTCCTGTCGATCACGGGGCTCGACACCTCCGGCCTCTCGACCGGGATGACCGTGGTCGGATCGAACGGCGCGGTCCTGGGCTCGATCGTGTCGATCGACAGCTCCTCGCAGGTCACGATGTCGCAGTCGGCGACGTCGACCGGCGCGCAGGCCCTGATCTTCAAGGGCGCCGACCTCAACCTGCTCATGGAGCAGAACCTCTACGTCGGTCAGTCGGAATCGTACACCCAGACGAACGGTCTGCGGCTGGCGGCGGCCATCCAGCAAGCGTTGGCCCCCGGCTTCTTCACCTACGGCGACAGCACCGGCGGCGGCCTGATCCACATCCTCGGCCACAGCCACGGTTCGAAGGTCGCCACGGTGGCCACGCTCGCCTTGCAGCAGGCGAACGTTCCGGTCGCCCAGTTGACCACCCTCGAATCGCCCGAGGCCGGCCCTCAACTGACCGAGCTGGACCAGGCGATCAACACCCACCTCCCCAACCTGGGAGGGGGCGAGAACTTCTTGTGGTACTACATGAGGCAGATGAACCTGAGCCGGACCCCCGTGACCGGATCACGCGGGTCGACCAACTCGACGTTCGTCGACAACTATTTCTCGACCGAGGGCTTCGGCACGGCGCTGGGGGCCTTCACGGGCCTGAACGCCTTCGGGTCGAACACCAAGAACAACAGCCTCTCCAGCGTCGTCGACGCCCAGATGCATCCCGAGATCCTCTACGGCGGGGTCAACATCTCGAACCCGGCGACCGCTTATCCCACCTTGATCGGGTCGCACGATTATCCGCCGGCCTGGTACGGCCAGGCGAGCCTCCGCAAGGCCCCGGACCAGCCGAACGGCGTCGGCTGGTCGCCGCTCGTGAATCCGTCCGCCGTTCCCACGGGCGACCTCTACCAGCAGCAGACGTCGACCACGCGGAACTCGGTGACTCTGACCGCGGGCAGCGCGATCGTCCCCAACATCGATACGACGGGCCTCTACGTGGGGATGCCGGTGTCGGACGACGCGTTCTTCTACCACTCGATTCCCAGCGGGACCACGATCGCCTCGATCGACCCCGTCCACAACAGCGTGACGCTCTCGGCGAAGGCGAAATACTCGGACACGTACAACCTGACCTTCCAGTTCAACATCCCCGCGTACGTCGCCAACCAGTACACGTTGCTGCCGCCGACTACGCCGCCGAGCGTCACTCCCACCGGGCCGACGCCGTTGAGCTATTCGCAACAGTATGCGACGGGTCAGGTCGCCGACACCGGAAGCTCGATCACCCTGACCGTCGACGCCGGCCATTCCCAGGCGATCGACGCGATCGGCTTCAATCCGGTCGCCGCGCAGGGGATCGCCAATCTCGGCGCCGGGATGGATATGCAGGTCCAGTTCTCGGGCGTTCCCGCGGGCGCCGACGTCCAGCTCGTGGTCTGGATTCGCGGGCTGCTCGCCGCGCCCCAGGTGCTGGGGACGTCGCTGGGGGCGACGCTCGGTTACGCGAGCATTCCCTTGCTGACCCTCGACAGCTCGGACGTGGGGTCGAGCGTGCAGTACGCGACGTTGAGCGTCGGTCAGTACCTCAACTCGTGGCTGCTGCGGGCGCCCTTCAACGCGTTGAACTCCTCGACCGCCGCCGCAGGAACGATGGTTCCCACGATCGCCTTCAGTCTGATCGGCGACGTCACGTCGACGGTCTCGGCGACCGTGTCCAACATCCGCCAGTTCACCGACAACGCGTGA
- the trxA gene encoding thioredoxin translates to MAGSVKEFTDANWKSEVLDSSVPVIVDFWAPWCGPCRMLAPTIEKIAEEFGDKVKVGKMNTDENSDTPGGLRISAIPTVLVFQGGKEVDRLVGVNPINKFKDTLGKLGVA, encoded by the coding sequence ATGGCCGGCAGCGTGAAGGAGTTTACCGACGCCAACTGGAAGTCGGAAGTGCTCGATTCCTCGGTTCCCGTGATCGTCGATTTCTGGGCGCCGTGGTGCGGCCCTTGCCGCATGCTGGCTCCCACGATCGAGAAGATCGCCGAGGAGTTCGGCGACAAGGTGAAGGTCGGGAAGATGAACACCGACGAAAACTCCGACACGCCCGGCGGCCTGCGGATCTCCGCCATTCCGACGGTCCTGGTCTTCCAGGGGGGCAAGGAAGTCGACCGGCTGGTCGGCGTCAACCCGATCAACAAGTTCAAAGACACCCTCGGGAAGCTCGGCGTCGCCTGA
- a CDS encoding DUF1559 domain-containing protein, with protein sequence MSQSRSRGFTLIELLVVIAIIAVLIALLLPAVQSAREAARRAQCVNNLKQIGLAMHNYHQSIGSFPIGNSVAYGAVGAQYNWGTFGHLPMLLPYMEQTPVYNAINFSWTAWVVVSGQPDYNSTANNAIIAAFLCPSDGNAGRDYKNSYHGSFGTGTNPWATTTNGVFTPQAKEVKISDLTDGTSNTISHVEALTTTSTQPKARFRGGVSGLGLTSDTTVLPDARTNLPAIIQAAQTCQQAYVATPGQYPNRGQLWTLGSPGFTLTNIIITPNSNQYTFSYCRWDCSADCGSDFGHLFTPSSFHSGGVNSLMADGSVRFIKDSVAQQTWMALGSGNGGEVISADSY encoded by the coding sequence ATGTCGCAGTCACGATCGCGCGGATTCACGCTGATCGAGCTTCTGGTGGTGATCGCGATCATCGCCGTTCTGATCGCCCTGTTGCTGCCGGCGGTGCAGTCGGCCCGCGAGGCGGCCCGCCGAGCCCAGTGCGTCAACAATCTGAAGCAGATCGGCCTGGCGATGCACAACTACCACCAGTCGATCGGTTCGTTCCCGATCGGCAACTCGGTGGCGTACGGCGCGGTCGGCGCTCAGTACAACTGGGGCACCTTCGGCCACCTGCCGATGCTCCTGCCGTACATGGAGCAGACGCCGGTCTACAACGCCATCAACTTCAGTTGGACCGCCTGGGTCGTGGTCTCGGGCCAGCCCGACTACAACAGCACGGCGAACAACGCCATCATCGCCGCCTTCCTGTGCCCGTCCGACGGCAACGCCGGCCGCGACTACAAGAACAGCTACCACGGCTCGTTCGGGACCGGCACCAACCCGTGGGCGACGACGACCAACGGCGTCTTCACGCCGCAGGCCAAGGAAGTCAAGATCTCCGACCTCACCGACGGCACCTCGAACACGATCTCCCACGTCGAGGCGCTCACCACCACCTCCACCCAGCCCAAGGCTCGGTTCCGGGGAGGCGTTTCGGGTCTGGGGCTCACCTCGGACACCACCGTCCTGCCCGACGCGCGCACGAATCTTCCCGCGATTATTCAAGCCGCCCAAACGTGTCAGCAGGCGTACGTCGCGACTCCCGGCCAGTACCCCAACCGGGGCCAGCTCTGGACCTTGGGCTCGCCGGGGTTCACCCTGACGAACATCATCATCACGCCCAACTCGAACCAGTACACGTTCTCGTACTGCCGTTGGGACTGCTCCGCCGATTGCGGCTCGGACTTCGGCCACCTGTTCACCCCCAGCAGCTTCCACTCCGGCGGGGTCAACTCGCTGATGGCCGACGGCTCGGTCCGGTTCATCAAGGACTCGGTCGCGCAGCAGACCTGGATGGCGCTCGGCTCGGGCAATGGAGGCGAAGTGATCTCGGCCGACAGCTATTGA
- a CDS encoding SRPBCC family protein: MSPANKVGATTFTTPSDREIVMTRVFDAPRRLVFEAWTNSEHLPRWMLGPGGWTMPVCEIDLRPGGRWRFVWRGLDGAEMEMSGVYKEVTPPDRLVSTESWGGGWPETLKTLTLSEEDGKTTVTSTVLYPSKEARDAALQTGMKEGVNASFDRLAEYVQTLA, from the coding sequence ATGAGCCCGGCGAATAAGGTCGGTGCCACGACGTTCACGACGCCGTCGGATCGGGAGATCGTCATGACGCGCGTCTTCGACGCGCCGCGCAGGCTCGTCTTCGAGGCCTGGACCAACTCCGAGCACCTACCGCGCTGGATGCTCGGCCCTGGAGGCTGGACGATGCCGGTCTGCGAGATCGATCTCCGTCCCGGCGGAAGGTGGCGATTCGTCTGGCGCGGCCTCGACGGCGCCGAGATGGAGATGAGCGGTGTGTACAAGGAGGTGACGCCGCCTGACCGGCTCGTCTCCACCGAGTCGTGGGGCGGCGGCTGGCCCGAGACCCTCAAAACGCTGACGCTCTCCGAAGAGGACGGCAAGACCACAGTCACGAGCACCGTGCTCTACCCGTCGAAGGAGGCCCGCGATGCGGCGCTTCAGACCGGGATGAAGGAAGGCGTCAACGCGAGCTTCGACCGACTCGCCGAGTACGTCCAGACGCTCGCCTGA
- a CDS encoding SDR family NAD(P)-dependent oxidoreductase, translated as MSHRRSWNDTRALVTGASSGLGRAIAEHLVHLGATVVLTGRSAAKLDAVAHELLQSGASPERIITVAADLTVDKDRQRLFDEIANRLGALDLVVNNAGVGATGQFDTHDPWVLRRVFEINFFAMAEVCRAAQPLLSEGTAPVMVVMGSVNARRGLPGRAEYSASKFAVSGFVESIRIEWRRFGIHVLQVNPGFSDTPFDDNAVAKTARVSVSEWRTMPADAVARATLRAVARRKREITLTTRGRLLVFMNRLAPRFVDWGLSRWLLRHFPDAPSLHRKKPASQAS; from the coding sequence ATGTCGCACCGTCGATCGTGGAATGACACCCGAGCGCTGGTAACCGGCGCATCCTCGGGCCTGGGACGGGCCATCGCCGAGCACCTCGTCCATCTGGGAGCGACGGTCGTCCTGACCGGCCGCTCCGCCGCCAAGCTCGACGCCGTGGCCCACGAGCTGCTGCAATCGGGTGCCTCTCCCGAGCGGATCATCACCGTCGCGGCCGACCTGACCGTCGACAAGGACCGCCAGCGGCTTTTCGATGAGATCGCCAACCGCCTCGGAGCACTCGACCTCGTCGTCAACAACGCCGGGGTCGGGGCGACCGGCCAGTTCGACACCCATGATCCCTGGGTCCTGCGCCGGGTCTTCGAGATCAACTTCTTCGCCATGGCCGAGGTCTGCCGCGCGGCCCAGCCGCTCTTGAGCGAGGGGACCGCCCCGGTGATGGTCGTGATGGGCTCGGTCAACGCGCGTCGCGGCCTGCCCGGCCGGGCCGAGTACAGCGCCAGCAAGTTCGCGGTGTCGGGATTCGTCGAGTCGATCCGAATCGAGTGGCGGCGGTTCGGCATCCACGTCCTCCAGGTCAATCCCGGGTTCTCGGACACCCCGTTCGACGACAACGCGGTAGCGAAGACGGCCCGCGTGTCGGTCTCCGAATGGCGGACGATGCCCGCCGACGCGGTCGCCCGCGCCACGCTCCGGGCGGTCGCACGTCGCAAACGCGAGATCACGCTGACGACCAGGGGCCGACTCCTGGTGTTCATGAACAGGCTCGCGCCCCGGTTCGTCGACTGGGGCCTGTCGCGATGGCTCCTCCGGCACTTCCCCGACGCCCCTTCGCTCCACCGCAAGAAGCCCGCGAGCCAGGCCTCCTGA
- a CDS encoding ArsR/SmtB family transcription factor, translated as MAVDSLSTTFAALSDPTRRAILAHLAAGPATVKELSVPFAMSGPAVSKHLRVLEHAGLIARGREAQWRPCRLEAAPLKEVAEWAENYRRFWDANFERLDEYLQHLKEKERNHEPGE; from the coding sequence ATGGCCGTTGACTCACTCAGCACCACGTTCGCCGCGCTGTCCGACCCCACGCGCCGGGCGATTCTCGCTCACCTTGCCGCGGGGCCGGCGACGGTGAAGGAGCTGTCGGTGCCGTTTGCGATGAGTGGTCCGGCGGTTTCCAAGCATCTCCGGGTGCTTGAACACGCCGGCCTGATCGCGCGAGGTCGCGAGGCGCAGTGGCGCCCCTGCCGGCTTGAGGCGGCGCCGCTGAAGGAGGTGGCCGAGTGGGCGGAGAACTATCGAAGGTTCTGGGACGCGAATTTCGAGCGGCTGGATGAGTACCTCCAACACCTGAAGGAAAAGGAGAGGAATCATGAGCCCGGCGAATAA
- a CDS encoding FAD-dependent oxidoreductase has protein sequence MKERPRIAIVGGGPGGLTLARILHARGVVSTVFEREASVLDRSQGGSLDLHADTGQHALRLAGLEDEFLSVARYEDQGMRLFDRDGVTHYEEEGGAADSDRPEVDRPALRRILLDSLPSGVVQWGRRVLTIETRDDGAFELIFEGGHTEGFDLVVGADGARSRVRPLVSRAVPAYTGVTFVSLSLDDVDERHPDVSRLVGHGMLFALGDNKGLLAHRDANAHVGVYVALRAPEDWASSRSLDAGLPDETKTKLAANFPGWSPRLLALIHEAGDRIVPLPLYALPVGHRWENRPGVTLLGDAAHVMSPFTGEGVNLAMIDAADLALALADADDWRAAVRDYESKMFARAEIAAAGAAEGIESAFLDDGLERTLRQMQDRRANPSAA, from the coding sequence ATGAAGGAACGTCCTCGTATCGCAATCGTGGGCGGCGGGCCGGGCGGCCTGACGCTCGCGCGGATCTTGCACGCTCGTGGGGTCGTCTCGACTGTGTTCGAACGCGAAGCCTCGGTGCTCGACAGGTCGCAGGGCGGGTCTTTGGACCTCCACGCCGACACCGGCCAGCACGCCCTGCGCCTGGCGGGGCTGGAGGATGAATTTCTGAGCGTCGCGCGATACGAAGATCAGGGTATGCGGCTCTTCGATCGGGACGGAGTCACCCACTACGAGGAGGAGGGAGGGGCGGCCGATTCCGATCGCCCCGAAGTCGATCGCCCCGCGTTGCGGCGAATCCTCCTTGATTCCCTCCCGTCGGGCGTCGTGCAGTGGGGCCGCCGGGTGTTGACGATCGAGACACGAGACGACGGGGCTTTTGAATTGATTTTCGAGGGCGGGCATACCGAGGGTTTCGACCTGGTGGTTGGGGCCGACGGCGCTCGCTCGCGCGTCCGGCCGCTCGTCTCCCGCGCGGTGCCGGCCTACACCGGCGTGACGTTCGTTTCGTTAAGCCTCGACGATGTGGACGAGCGGCATCCCGACGTCTCACGGCTGGTCGGCCACGGCATGTTGTTCGCCTTGGGGGACAACAAGGGACTGCTCGCGCATCGTGATGCGAACGCCCACGTGGGCGTCTACGTCGCGTTGCGGGCGCCCGAGGATTGGGCGTCTTCGCGCTCCCTCGACGCCGGCCTTCCCGACGAGACGAAGACCAAGCTGGCCGCGAATTTCCCAGGCTGGTCGCCCAGGCTGCTCGCCCTGATCCACGAGGCCGGCGACCGGATCGTCCCGCTTCCGCTCTACGCGTTGCCCGTGGGCCATCGCTGGGAGAATCGACCGGGCGTCACCCTGCTCGGCGACGCCGCCCACGTCATGTCACCCTTCACGGGGGAGGGGGTGAATCTGGCCATGATCGACGCGGCGGACCTGGCGCTCGCCCTCGCCGACGCGGACGATTGGCGGGCTGCGGTGCGAGACTACGAGTCGAAGATGTTCGCTCGCGCAGAGATCGCCGCCGCCGGGGCGGCGGAAGGCATCGAATCCGCGTTCTTGGACGATGGGCTGGAGCGCACATTGCGACAGATGCAAGACCGTCGAGCAAACCCCTCTGCCGCATGA